Proteins co-encoded in one Chaetodon auriga isolate fChaAug3 chromosome 9, fChaAug3.hap1, whole genome shotgun sequence genomic window:
- the LOC143326077 gene encoding arylsulfatase I-like, with amino-acid sequence MATTALTGFSMMSLLSLGYLTWDLMSPNQVENEPEQTFVDRPPVAQPPHIIFIMTDDQGFNDIGYHSSDIRTPALDKLAADGVKLESYYIQPICTPSRSQLITGRYQIHTGLQHSIIRPRQPNCLPFDQVTLPQRLQELGYSTHMVGKWHLGFYKKECLPTRRGFDTYFGSLTGSVNYYTYDSCDGPGLCGFDLHEGESVAWGQRGKYSTHLYTQRVRKILATHDAQSQPLFIFLSFQAVHTPLQSPREYIYPYRGLGNVARRKYAAMVSAVDEAVRNITYALRKYGYYQNSVIIFSTDNGGQPLSGGSNWPLRGRKGTYWEGGVRGLGFVHSPLLRKKRRVSKALVHITDWYPTLVGLAGGNESLTEGVDGYDVWEAISEGKESPRLEILHNIDPLYNRARSGSLQKGYGIWNTAVQASIRVGDWKLLTGDPGYGDWTPPQMLPGFPGSWWNLERHTEPRKSVWLFNISADPYERFDISEQRPDVVKELLARLVYYNRTAVPVRYPSEDLRADPHLNGGAWVPWIGDDEEENWDSVYQKKNKDWKKKLKLSKSRSFFRRLNTRIMSNRI; translated from the exons ATGGCTACCACTGCTCTGACCGGGTTCTCCATGATGAGCCTGCTCAGCCTCGGGTACCTGACCTGGGACCTGATGAGTCCCAACCAGGTGGAGAACGAGCCCGAGCAAACATTTGTGGACCGGCCTCCTGTCGCGCAGCCTcctcacatcattttcatcatgacAGACGATCAAGGCTTCAACGACATCGGCTACCACAGCTCTGACATCAGGACGCCGGCGCTGGACAAACTGGCTGCGGACGGAGTGAAGCTGGAGAGCTACTACATCCAGCCCATCTGCACCCCGTCCCGCAGTCAGCTCATCACCGGCAG GTACCAAATTCACACTGGCTTGCAGCACTCCATCATCCGGCCCCGCCAGCCCAACTGCCTGCCCTTTGATCAGGTCACCCTCccccagaggctgcaggagctggGCTACTCCACCCACATGGTCGGCAAGTGGCACCTGGGCTTCTACAAGAAGGAGTGCCTGCCCACTCGCCGCGGCTTTGACACGTACTTTGGCTCCTTAACGGGCAGTGTGAACTACTATACCTATGACTCCTGTGACGGCCCAGGGCTGTGTGGCTTCGACCTCCATGAGGGTGAGTCGGTCGCCTGGGGTCAGAGGGGCAAATACTCCACCCATCTCTACACACAGAGAGTCCGCAAGATCCTGGCAACCCATGATGCTCAGTCCCAGCCGctgttcatcttcctctccttccaggCTGTTCACACACCCCTGCAGTCTCCGCGGGAGTACATCTACCCGTACCGTGGGCTGGGAAACGTGGCGCGCAGGAAATATGCTGCTATGGTCTCAGCTGTAGATGAGGCTGTACGTAATATAACATACGCTCTCCGCAAGTATGGTTACTACCAGAACAGTGTCATCATCTTCTCTACTGACAACGGTGGTCAGCCCTTGTCTGGCGGCAGTAACTGGCCGCTCAGAGGACGTAAAGGTACCTACTGGGAGGGTGGCGTCCGAGGTCTGGGGTTCGTCCACAGTCctctgctgaggaagaagaggagggtgagtAAAGCCCTTGTGCACATCACTGACTGGTACCCTACACTGGTTGGATTAGCAGGTGGCAATGAGTCCCTGACCGAAGGGGTGGATGGGTATGATGTTTGGGAGGCCATCAGTGAGGGGAAGGAGTCACCCAGgctggagatcctccacaatATTGACCCTCTGTATAACCGTGCACGCAGTGGCTCCCTGCAAAAAGGATACGGCATTTGGAATACAGCCGTGCAGGCCTCCATACGAGTTGGAGACTGGAAACTCTTAACAGGAGACCCCGGCTATGGAGACTGGACACCGCCACAGATGCTTCCAGGTTTCCCTGGCAGCTGGTGGAACCTGGAGCGCCACACCGAACCCCGGAAATCAGTGTGGCTTTTCAACATCTCCGCAGACCCCTATGAACGTTTTGACATCTCTGAGCAGAGACCAGATGTTGTCAAAGAGCTGCTGGCTAGATTGGTGTACTACAATCGCACCGCGGTGCCAGTGAGGTACCCATCAGAGGACCTACGGGCTGACCCCCACCTGAACGGAGGTGCCTGGGTGCCCTGGATAggagatgatgaggaggagaactGGGACAGCGTCtatcagaaaaagaacaaggaTTGGAAGAAGAAGCTTAAACTGTCCAAAAGCAGGTCATTTTTCAGGAGACTCAACACTAGGATCATGTCCAACAGGATATAG
- the LOC143325403 gene encoding uncharacterized protein LOC143325403 gives MSVNAPQHELLRLIYRHLKEHGYHSAADELQRHSPQGKAELSASLLDIYGSWLNNSKKKRQSGSAKHSGVKVGGRTPAQAAKIQTPSSSNRTQAEDDSSSDGEGLSQSLLPQTPPASSKKATPAKPAAAAISPNKWKPVSPVTAVPTAPDESSETTDISENEGNPAAAVRTPKKKGSSTCEQGAPTAAVRTPPVATPKKKKDKPAKKAETQKKKPVPAKRKKTEGKSAENSVKAKKSKTQTKANFVAAGGDDSDSDSSLDVEKWKKLVLHMTEADIAKMDTINALDSSTPQPKTKRVRKPRAKPPAKTDAPVQQDKGTDEKVEDKAMTETPTKNSTPKKSSAKKTPPVTSATAGQEQNISAVEDRAATSTLSPSKQTPAKEKRKAVTPNEGKTDETASQPKKKKKKETRKEDEVEEKTNEAGKDKDSKEEKKKKNEITDQELGGKPAEETKKAKGAEGGSKRNEHEEERMERSQNGNDENEEIKEPIVQEKKAKKKKKEKSDSEEKSKQKVEESSEQIAEGVSENTETIVEEKKTKKKKKEKTDSVENPEQTAEEKKVKKKKKSADSEETSERKAEYDKENSEQVAEKVKENPEAITEEKKTKKKKEKSDSEENSEQTVKEKKKKKKDKAARNEEMSAQIDEENAAETQRSESSDREAKTEQVIKVKRKKKDAEPLPPPIPETPPTERKKKKSKLKSADVPETPEASVQDAAAAETLHTPSSDTHKKKKKSSKSTES, from the exons ATGTCTGTGAACGCACCGCAGCACGAGCTGCTCCGGCTCATCTACCGCCATTTGAAGGAGCACGGTTACCATTCAGCGGCggatgagctacagaggcacagcccacag GGCAAGGCAGAACTATCTGCATCATTGCTGGACATCTATGGTTCCTGGTTAAA TAACTcgaaaaagaaaaggcagtcGGGCTCAGCCAAGCACTCCGGTGTCAAAGTAGGAGGAAGGACTCCGGCTCAAG CTGCAAAAATCCAAACTCCGTCCTCCTCCAACCGGACTCAAGCTGAGGACGACAGCAGCTCAGATGGCGAGGGGCTGAGTCAGAGTCTCCTGCCGCAG actcctcctgcttccagtaAAAAGGCAACCCCAGCcaaaccagcagcagcggcaATATCTCCAAACAAATGGAAACCAGTGAGCCCAGTCACAGCTGTACCTACAGCTCCAGACGAGTCCAGTGAAACCACTGACATATCAGAGAACGAAGGAAATCCAGCAGCTGCG GTCAGAACTCCGAAGAAGAAAGGCAGCAGCACCTGCGAGCAGGGAGCTCCAACAGCAGCCGTAAGGACACCACCTGTCG CCacaccaaagaaaaagaaagataaacCTGCAAAAAAGGCAGAGACGCAAAAGAAGAAG CCCGTGCCAGCgaaaaggaaaaagactgaAGGTAAATCTGCAGAAAACAGCGTCAAGGCGAAGAAatcaaaaacccaaacaaaagcCAATTTtgtggctgctggaggagatgattcagactctgacagcagcttgGATGTCGAGAAGTGGAAGAAACTGGTCCTGCACATGACAG AGGCTGACATAGCCAAGATGGACACCATCAACGCTCTGGACTCCTCTACACCACAACCCAAGACAAAGAGGGTGAGGAAGCCCCGAGCCAAGCCCCCCGCAAAAACAGACGCTCCCGTTCAACAGGATAAGGGGACAGACGAGAAGGTGGAGGACAAAGCCATGACAGAAACACCAACAAAGAATAGTACGCCCAAGAAAAGCAGCGCAAAAAAGACTCCTCCTGTGACCTCTGCCACCGCGGGCCAAGAGCAAAACATCAGTGCTGTGGAGGACAGAGCAGCTACGTCCACTTTGTCCCCGTCAAAACAGACGCCGgcgaaagagaaaaggaaagctGTGACTCCTAATGAAGGGAAAACTGATGAGACAGCATCCCAGcccaagaaaaagaagaagaaggagacgaGGAAAGAAGacgaggtggaggagaaaacGAATGAGGCcggaaaagacaaagacagtaaagaggaaaagaaaaagaagaatgaaatCACAGATCAAGAGTTGGGTGGTAAACctgcagaggagacaaaaaaggcaaaaggaGCTGAAGGAGGTAGCAAAAGGAatgaacatgaagaagaaaggatgGAGAGGAGCCAAAATGGGAATGATGAGAATGAGGAAATTAAGGAGCCAATAGTGCAGGAAAAGAaagccaagaagaagaaaaaggagaagagtgATAGTGAGGAAAAATCGAAGCAAAAGGTTGAAGAAAGTTCAGAGCAGATCGCTGAAGGAGTCAGCGAAAATACAGAGACAATagttgaagaaaagaaaaccaagaagaagaaaaaggagaaaacgGATAGTGTGGAAAATCCAGAGCAGacagctgaagaaaagaaagtgaagaagaagaaaaagtcagcCGATAGCGAGGAAACATCAGAGCGAAAAGCTGAATACGACAAAGAAAATTCAGAGCAGGTAgctgaaaaagtgaaagaaaatccAGAGGCAATaactgaagaaaagaaaaccaagaagaaaaaggagaaaagtgaCAGTGAGGAAAATTCAGAGCAGAcagttaaagaaaagaaaaagaaaaaaaaggacaaagctGCTCGTAATGAGGAGATGTCGGCGCAGATAGACGaagaaaatgcagcagagacacagagatcaGAGAGCAGCGACAGAGAGGCAAAAACAGAGCAGGTCATCAaggtgaagaggaaaaagaaggacGCAGAGCCACTACCTCCACCCATCCCTGAGACTCCTccaacagagaggaagaaaa AGAAAAGCAAGTTGAAATCCGCTGACGTCCCTGAAACGCCTGAAGCTTCTGTCCAAGACGCCGCAGCCGCAGAGACCCTCCACACGCCCTCCAGTGACACCCACAAGAAG aaaaagaaatcttcCAAGAGCACCGAGTCATGA
- the tmco6 gene encoding transmembrane and coiled-coil domain-containing protein 6, with amino-acid sequence MWRLNKVRHKAGRQGDSLEEFKFKRREHEKALRQARRDRQLVSKRLLTEDEDQPEVNMDTHSGEQDVVSLFHKLQRSGPEREADLKALSKALRQPSAQLIFIKQENSMHLLVGLLTGSNATCRLQAVRCLHELSHSTHSNVAPACLPATPYLLTYLSGQSPKFTELCLYTLGNLCPDCDDVKEKLLAQGIIPALTSCIENQRHNLAVVEAVGFTLSQLLQAKDAAEKIIPMVLASSLPSHLLSVLTPDPNFGLAPAIECAWCLHYLTCSMEDNRVLLAHGALLKCNSLLVSLGGAIAEGNVEEGIELLICPLLRCVGNLLSSCPVEDLTTKLGDVHIVVALCAILQAYLQTQPALARESAWVLNNLTAYSSALCSALLTLNLVPGLIQLLPFSQGINTMILRVLANIAHKKKEFCVQLAHLGLLSALCATLKMADQEMVTLSMDVLFMLVVSGPQVAEEFVRQGGLSLLEAGQYNSEEEIRRRATHLLEHHLLSYTSYSSVDNIPSS; translated from the exons ATGTGGAGGTTAAACAAAGTTCGGCACAAAGCTGGACGACAAGGCGACAGCTTGGAGGAGTTCAAGTTTAAGAGGCGAGAGCACGAAAAAG CACTGAGACAGGCccgcagagacagacagcttgTAAGCAAAAGACTGCTGACTGAAGATGAGGACCAGCCAGAGGTCAACATGGACACTCACTCAGGGGAACAG GATGTGGTCAGTTTGTTCCACAAACTCCAGCGCAGCGGGCCGGAGAGGGAGGCCGACCTGAAAGCTCTGAGTAAAGCTCTCCGCCAGCCATCAGCACAGCTCATCTTCATCAA GCAGGAGAACAGCATGCATCTTCTGGTTGGTCTGCTCACTGGCTCTAATGCTACGTGCCGTCTGCAGGCTGTTCGCTGTCTTCATGAGCTGTCGCACTCTACCCACTCCAACGTTGCtccagcctgtctgcctgccaccCCCTACCTGCTCACCTACCTGTCTGGTCAGAGCCCCAAGTTTACT GAGCTGTGTCTCTACACGCTAGGTAATTTATGCCCAGACTGTGATGATGTAAAAGAGAAACTCCTGGCTCAGGGAATCATACCAGCTCTGACCAGCTGTATCGAG aaccaGAGACATAACCTTGCAGTGGTGGAAGCTGTGGGCTTCACCCTCTCTCAACTTCTCCAGGCTAAAGatgcagcagagaaaataatcCC GATGGTCCTGGCCTCCAGTTTACCTTCACACTTGTTATCAGTCCTAACTCCTGACCCGAATTTTGGCCTGGCACCTGCCATTGAGTGTGCGTGGTGTCTGCACTACCTCACATGCAG CATGGAGGATAACAGAGTGCTGTTGGCTCATGGGGCCCTGTTGAAGTGCAATTCGCTGCTAGTGTCACTAGGGGGCGCCATAGCTGAAGGAAACGTAGAAGAAGGAATCGAGCTG ctcatctgtcctctgctgAGGTGCGTAGGAaacctcctgtcctcctgtccagTGGAAGACCTGACCACAAAATTGGGTGATGTTCATATTGTAGTTGCTCTGTGTGCCATTCTTCAGGCCTACCTGCAGACCCAGCCAGCTTTGGCCAGAGAGAGCGCCTGGGTCCTCAACAACCTCACAG CTTACTCCAGTGCtctgtgttctgctctgctgactCTCAACCTGGTCCCTGGACTGATCCagctcctccctttctctcaagGCATTAATACGATG ATCTTGAGGGTTCTAGCAAATATTGCCCACAAGAAAAAGGAGTTCTGTGTCCAGCTGGCCCATCTTGGATTGCTGTCTGCACTCTGTGCCACACTGAAAATGGCCGACCAAGAGATGGTGACCCTGAGCATGGATGTCCTGTTCATGTTGGTCGTTAGTGGTCCACAG GTGGCTGAGGAGTTTGTGAGGCAAGGCGGGCTTTCACTGTTGGAAGCCGGTCAGTACAACAGCGAAGAAGAGATCAGACGAAGAGCGACACATCTGCTGGAGCACCACCTGCTGTCCTACACATCCTATTCCTCG GTGGACAACATCCCAAGTTCCTGA
- the LOC143325875 gene encoding uncharacterized protein LOC143325875 — MEDTESTAPERTTGRNGGQGGDQNLLMSSKPLHRFIQKEPKSLGIVIVIFGCAELLMGFNLATENTVTSYGIYIPFWQGLLFLVCGNLSIYTEVHPSKKMVTVCLAMYVVCLLGIVVSVVYRIYCLTHYSYLRYRASWRSDWSDDEWLLHRVEQLFGVEGILFTSSLCVSVLLIFLCAVARLALKSTRTQVIVQCIPPPPSDTPTN; from the exons ATGGAAGACACAGAGTCAACAGCTCCAGAGAGAACAACAGGAAGGAATGGGGGTCAGGGGGGGGACCAAAATCTGCTGATGTCCAGCAAGCCTCTGCATCGCTTCATCCAAAAGGAGCCCAAAAGTCTTGGG ATTGTTATCGTGATCTTTGGCTGTGCAGAGCTCCTGATGGGGTTTAACCTGGCCACTGAGAACACGGTCACTTCCTATGGAATCTACATTCCCTTCTGGCAGGGACTTCTG tttctTGTCTGTGGAAATTTGTCTATCTACACTGAGGTACATCCATCCAAAAAGATG GTGACTGTGTGCTTGGCCATGTATGTGGTTTGCCTCTTGGGAATCGTGGTCTCTGTTGTCTACAGGATATACTGCCTCACCCATTATAGCTACCTTCGATACAGAGCATCTTGGAGGAGCGACTGGTCAGATGATGAATGGTTGTTACACAGAGTG GAACAGCTTTTTGGTGTTGAAGGCATACtgttcacttcctctctgtgtgtatccGTGCTTCTCATCTTCTTGTGTGCCGTCGCACGTTTAGCTCTGAAGTCCACACGCACTCAG GTTATTGTCCAGTGCATCCCGCCACCACCGAGTGACACGCCGACAAATTAA
- the aldob gene encoding fructose-bisphosphate aldolase B, producing MTHQFPSLSPEQKKDLSDIAQRIVAPGKGILAADESTGTMGKRLQKINVENTEENRRCFRDLLFSSDSSISDSVGGVIFFHETLYQKSDNGKMFPQVVKDKGIVVGIKVDKGTAGLNGTDGETTTQGLDGLSERCAQYKKDGCDFAKWRCVLKISDGCPSALAIAENANVLARYASICQQNGLVPIVEPEILPDGDHDLLRCQYVTEKVLAAVYKALSDHHVYLEGTLLKPNMVTAGHSCSKKFTPQEVAMATVTALRRTVPAAVPGICFLSGGQSEEEASINLNAINQVPLHRPWKLTFSFGRALQASALAAWQGKAANKTAAQTAFSSRAKINGLASKGEYKPSGAADQASMKSLYTASYVY from the exons ATGACTCATCAGTTCCCGTCCCTGTCTCCGGAGCAGAAGAAGGATCTCTCTGACATCGCTCAGAGGATCGTGGCTCCAGGAAAGGGAATCCTGGCTGCAGATGAATCAACAG GGACCATGGGAAAGCGTCTCCAGAAGATCAACGTGGAGAACACCGAGGAGAACCGACGCTGCTTCCGtgacctcctcttctcctccgaTTCCTCCATCTCAGACAGCGTGGGTGGGGTCATCTTCTTCCATGAGACGCTCTACCAGAAATCAGACAACGGCAAGATGTTCCCCCAGGTGGTCAAGGATAAGGGCATTGTCGTTGGCATCAAG GTGGACAAAGGCACAGCTGGTCTAAACGGAACAGATGGAGAGACCACCACACAAG GTCTTGATGGCCTCTCGGAGCGCTGCGCCCAGTACAAGAAGGACGGCTGTGACTTTGCCAAGTGGAGGTGTGTCCTCAAGATCTCAGATGGCTGCCCATCAGCTCTTGCCATTGCAGAGAACGCCAATGTCCTTGCCAGATACGCCAGCATCTGCCAACAG AACGGCCTGGTGCCTATTGTGGAGCCAGAGATCCTGCCTGACGGAGACCATGACCTGCTGCGCTGCCAGTATGTCACAGAAAAG GTTCTGGCTGCTGTGTACAAGGCTCTTTCTGACCACCACGTGTACCTGGAGGGCACTCTGCTGAAGCCCAACATGGTCACTGCTGGACACTCCTGCAGCAAGAAGTTCACCCCTCAGGAGGTTGCCATGGCCACAGTGACGGCTCTGAGACGCACCGTCCCCGCTGCTGTGCCTG gcatctgcttcctctctggaggacagagtgaggaggaggccTCCATCAACCTGAACGCCATCAACCAGGTGCCCCTCCATCGTCCCTGGAAGCTGACCTTCTCTTTTGGCCGTGCACTCCAGGCCTCCGCTCTCGCAGCCTGGCAGGGCAAAGCAGCCAACaagacagctgcacagacagcttTCAGCAGCAGGGCCAAG ATCAATGGCCTGGCTTCCAAGGGAGAGTACAAGCCCAGCGGCGCAGCTGACCAGGCCTCCATGAAGTCTCTGTACACTGCCAGCTACGTCTATTAA
- the rnf20 gene encoding E3 ubiquitin-protein ligase BRE1A — protein MSGQKRPADPSGSSSSGAPPEKRREREGEDGGAGVSAAAGGSTAVETVIKLGGVSNSEEQDIKALQAKNRKLGEALDQRQVIEDELRERIERLETRQATDDASLLILNRYWNQFDENIQLTIRRYDQASSEPEKSLAGEGRSLKPETPEPDGDSNQERAKDRGQQGEAANSFLATLASSSSEEMEAELQERVESSMKQANHVVEIYECLKNTVDQLKAELDSGAEGSQWQIASKLNSLLTSENEQLQQLTEDLKQKHSHMTSESRSLGRAANKADQRVSELQVLIEELQWDMEKIRRRENRLNAHLIEILERVNSKGYKVCGEASSVCGTITINKRKFEEMNSEMEENTELADNRLIELQKLQQDLQNVHQENNSMKAELLSRAEGLVKETSEYRCLQSQFSVLYNESLILKAQLDETRARLNTTRTARLRQLEHMENDEVALQRKVRTEVFQLEDTLAQVRKEYEMLRIEFEQTLAANEQAGPINREMRHLISTLQTHNQQMKGEVVKYKIRLRETQAELNQVRATKGSAILQSQSSTEMDVKDETTSPSTPAISGEPVIKTEPDNGSSTPSSTGASVKTEPGVEPEATVKEEEKEEKREKEEKKEKDMIKKEEKDREREKEKEKERERPTRSSGSSSVIKEEKEKPGSSSQPEESAGERLSMVGGSKRKEMEQLKIVRAELKKAQESQREMKLLLDMYRSAPKEQRDKVQLMAAEKKSKSEGEELRQRLRELEERERREGKKMADEEALRKIRSVEEQIDILNKKLSIAKQEEDALLSEMDVTGQAFEDMQEQNIRLMQQLREKDDANFKLMSERIKSNQIHKLLKEEKEELADQLLTLKTQVDAQLQVVRKLEEKERLLQGTISTAERELALRTQALDMNKRKAQDSALLSEEVRTQLEQVQQRLNLVREEVVENSISREKESFNARRAQEDISKLRRKIEKAKKPAEKISNGDDILNEEINDYKARLTCPCCNSRVKDAVLTKCFHVFCFECVKTRYDTRQRKCPKCNAAFGANDFHRIYIG, from the exons ATGTCTGGACAGAAGCGTCCTGCGGACCCCAGCGGTTCCTCGTCCTCCGGTGCGCCCCCAGAGAAgcggagggagagggaaggagaggacgGAGGAGCCGGTGTCAGCGCCGCTGCCGGGGGGAGCACCGCGGTGGAGACGGTCATCAAACTGGGTGGAGTGTCCAACTCG GAAGAACAAGATATCAAAGCTCTGCAGGCCAAGAACCGAAAGTTGGGAGAAGCTCTTGATCAAAGACAA GTGATTGAGGATGAATTGCGAGAGCGAATTGAGAGACTGGAGACCCGCCAGGCCACTGATGATGCCAGTCTGCTGATCCTCAATAGATACTGGAACCAG TTTGATGAAAACATTCAACTGACCATCAGGCGTTACGACCAAGCAAGCAGCGAACCTGAGAAATCTCTGGCAGGTGAAGGACGGAGCCTCAAGCCAGAAACTCCAGAGCCTGACGGCGACTCCAACCAGGAGAGGGCCAAGGACAGAG GCCAACAGGGAGAGGCAGCCAACTCCTTCCTGGCCACTCTggcgagcagcagcagtgaggagatggaggctgagctgcaggagagggTGGAGTCCAGCATGAAGCAGGCCAATCATGTGGTGGAGATCTATGAGTGTCTGAAGAACACTGTGGACcaactgaaggcagagctggacTCTGGTGCTg AGGGCAGTCAATGGCAGATAGCTTCCAAACTGAACTCCCTCTTGACCAGTGAAAATGAGCAGTTGCAACAGCTGACTGAGGACCTCAAGCAGAAGCACAGTCACATGACAAGCGAG TCCCGGTCTCTGGGTCGCGCCGCTAACAAAGCAGACCAGCGTGTCAgcgagctgcaggttctgatCGAGGAGCTCCAGTGGGACATGGAGAAGATCCGCCGCCGAGAGAACAGACTGAACGCACACCTGATTGAGATACTGGAGAGG GTAAACAGCAAAGGCTATAAGGTGTGTGGGGAGGCCAGCAGTGTTTGTGGGACCATCACCATTAACAAGAGAAAG TTTGAAGAAATGAAcagtgagatggaggagaaCACAGAACTGGCAGATAACCGCCTCATTGAGCTGCAGAAGCTCCAGCAGGACCTGCAGAATGTGCACCAGGAGAACAACAGCATGAAG gCGGAGCTGCTCAGTCGAGCTGAGGGCTTGGTAAAAGAGACGTCTGAGTATCGCTGTCTGCAGTCGCAGTTTTCTGTGCTTTACAACGAGTCTCTGATCCTCAAGGCTCAGTTAGATGAGACACGCGCTCGTCTCAACACCACCAGGACGGCGCGGCTCCGACAGCTGGAACACATGGAG AACGATGAGGTGGCTCTGCAGAGGAAGGTTCGTACAGAGGTGTTCCAGCTGGAGGACACGCTGGCTCAGGTCAGGAAGGAGTATGAGATGTTACGCATCGAATTCGAACAGACTCTTGCTGCCAACGAGCAAGCAG GTCCCATCAACAGGGAGATGCGTCACCTGATcagcacactgcaaacacacaaccagCAGATGAAGGGAGAGGTGGTGAAGTACAAGATCAGACTAAGAGAGACTCAAGCTGAGCTCAACCAG GTCCGCGCCACAAAGGGCAGCGCCATCCTCCAATCGCAGTCGAGCACAGAGATGGACGTGAAGGATGAGACAACATCTCCTTCGACTCCAGCCATCTCTGGGGAGCCTGTGATCAAGACAGAGCCAGACAACGGCTCCTCCACACCCAGCAGCACGG GAGCCTCGGTGAAAACGGAGCCTGGAGTAGAGCCTGAGGCGacagtgaaagaggaggagaaagaggagaagagagagaaggaggaaaagaaagaaaaggacatgataaagaaagaggagaaagaccGAGAgcgggagaaagagaaggagaaggagagagagaggccgaCACGCAGCAGCGGGAGCAGCAGTGTGAttaaagaagagaaggagaagccAGGGAGCAGCAGCCAGCCTGAGGAGTCGGCCGGGGAGCGCCTCTCTATGGTGGGAGGTtcaaagaggaaggagatggagcAGCTGAAGATTGTCCGGGCAGAACTCAA GAAAGCCCAGGAGTCCCAGAGGgagatgaagctgctgctggacatgtACCGCTCAGCACCAAAGGAGCAGAGGGACAAAGTCCAGCTCATGGCTGCAGAGAAGAAGTCCAAGTCAGAG GGAGAGGAGCTGCGGCAGAGGctgagggagctggaggagagggagaggagggagggcaaGAAAATGGCAGATGAAGAGGCTCTGAGGAAGATCCGCTCTGTGGAGGAGCAGATCGACATCCTCAACAAGAAGCTCTCGATAGCGAAACAG gaggaggacgcACTGCTGAGCGAGATGGACGTGACGGGCCAGGCGTTCGAGGACATGCAGGAACAGAACATTCGTctgatgcagcagctcagagaaaaaGACGATGCCAACTTCAAGCTGATGAGCGAGCGGATCAAGTCCAACCAGATCCACAAGctgctgaaagaggagaaggaggagctggCCGACCAACTGCTCACCTTAAAAACACAG GTCGATGCACAGCTGCAGGTGGTGAGGAAGCTCGAGGAAAAGGAGCGCCTGCTGCAGGGCACCATCAGCACTGCCGAGAGAGAGTTGGCACTTCGAACACAAGCTTTGGACATGAACAAACGCAAG GCTCAGGACTCCGCGTTGCTGTCGGAGGAGGTGCGAACTCAGCTGGAGCAGGTTCAGCAGAGGCTCAACCTGGTCAGAGAGGAAGTCGTCGAGAACAGCATCTCCAGGGAGAAAGAGTCCTTTAATGCCCGACGAGCACAG GAGGACATCTCCAAACTCAGGAGAAAGATCGAGAAGGCGAAGAAACCAGCTGAGAAAATCAGTAATGGAGATGACATCCTAAATGAAGAAATCAATGACTACAAG GCTCGTTTAACGTGTCCGTGCTGCAACTCTCGGGTGAAGGATGCGGTGCTGACCAAGTGCTTCCACGTCTTCTGCTTCGAGTGCGTGAAGACACGCTATGACACACGTCAGAGGAAGTGCCCCAAGTGCAACGCCGCCTTCGGAGCAAACGACTTCCACCGCATTTACATCGGCTAA